The DNA window GGTCGAGGAACGACGCGACACTGGCCGGCGCATCGGGGAGAATAGAGGCCATTTGTCCAAAGAGGAGGTGCAGAAAGACGGCGATGAAGAGGCTCAGGAGGAAGGCCACAATCTGGTTGCCGGTCAGGCTCGACGCAAAGAGCCCGATGCTCACGTAGACTGCGCTCACGAGGAGGAGGCCGAGGTACCCGCTGAGGGTGGCGCCGTGGTCGATGGGCCCGAGTTGTGCCACGGTGACGTAATATGGGAGAGTAAACGCCAGGGCGATGGCCACGAGGGCCCACGCGGCAAGCCACTTCCCGGCCACGATCTCCAGGTCGTCGATCGGTTTGGTGGCCAGCAGCTCAAGCGTCCCGCTTCGCTTCTCCTCGGCGATCATGCCCATGGTGACGGCGGGAATGAAGAAGAAGAGGGTCCAGAAGGCGACTTGAAAAAACGTATCGAGCGAGGCCTCGCCCACGAAGAAGACATCCCCCTGGCCAAAGAGCCACGTGAAGGTGCCACTCAGGCCGAGGAAGACGACGAGCAGGACGTAGGCGGTGAGGGAGTCGAAGAACGCGTTGACCTCGCGCTTGCAAATCGTCCAGACGGCGTGCATGGGCGCAGGCGGGTGATGCGTGCTGAAGAGAGTCGCGATCCGTGATACGCGAGCCGGATCCACGAGCCATCACGCTCCACGTACCACGCTTCGAGATTTGCGGGGGGAGGCACTACGCGGCCTCCGCGGTCGCGTCGGCGGGGGAGGCCGGCGCTTCCGTAAGCTTGCGGAAGACGTCTTCGAGGCTCGACTCGATGGGCGTCAGCTCCGTGAGGGTCCAGTCGCGATTCGCACAGAGGCGGAAGACATTGGCGGCGGGCTCGGCGTCGCCATCGGCGGCGAGCTCGTACGTGCCGTTCGTGCGCTGGACCGAGGCGACGCCCTCCATCTCCCGAAAGGCGCGACCGACATCGGCGTCGCCGGGGGCGTCCACGGAGACCCGGAGGCGCGTTCCGCCCATAAACTGCTCCCGGAGCTTCTCGGTGGGCCCGTCGGCCACAACGCGCCCCTGGTCGATAATGAGAATGCGGTCACAGGTCATCTCCACCTCCTTCAAGATGTGAGAACTAAGCATGACGGTTTTCTCCGTACCGATCTCCTTGATCAATTCGCGGATCTCGGCGATTTGATTCGGGTCGAGCCCGGTCGTCGGTTCGTCGAGGATGAGGACCGGCGGGTCGTGGAGAAGGGCTTGGGCGAGGCCAATTCGCTGTTGGAAGCCCTTGGACAACTCGCCAATTCGCTTGTGGCGCTCACGGCCCAACCCACAGACATCCATCATCTTCTGAATCCGGGACGGGATCTTTGCCTGAGGGACCGACTGCAGCTCAGCGGCGTGGCGCAGGTAGTCAATCACCGGCATGTCGGTGTACAAGGGCGTGTCCTCGGGGAGGTACCCGATGCGGCGCCGCACCTCTTCCGGGTGCTCGTGGATGTCGTAGCCGTCGAGCGTCGCGGTGCCGGCCGTCGGATCCAGGTAGCAGGTCAGGATCCGCATCGTCGTCGTCTTGCCGGCCCCGTTGGGGCCGAGAAACCCGAGCACCTCACCGGTGCTCATGTCAAAACTCACGTCGTCGACGGCCTTCTGGGTGCCGTAGACCTTGCTCAGGTTCGACGCGGTGATGCCCATCAGAAAAGGAAGCGTTGGCTGAAACGGAGGGTGGACACGGGATTCTGTGGGCGCCTGGAGCGCCACCGATATGCAACGAGGAACAGGAGGGCGATATTGTCCCTCCAGCTCGGTGATATTGTGAAAGTCGTCCAAAGATCGAGAGTCCGGGCCCGGCCCGCAGGGCTTCACGTTGTCCGGAGGCGTCCGTACGTTAGAATAACCAACACCGTGCTTCCGTCGACTGATCTGCCTGACGCGTATGGCCACCGTTGCGCTCCCGGACTGGACCCGTGCCGTCGTGAAGGTGGGCAGCGCGCTCGTTGCGCCCGACGATCGGGGCTGCAGCACGACGCACCTGTTGCCCATTGCGCGCTTTGTAATTCAGAGCCGTCGGCAGGGCAAGGAGGTGATTCTGGTCTCCTCCGGCGCCGTGGCCGCCGGGCTCGCCGAGCAGGGCCGGGGCGGGCCGGGCACGGGCCTCTCCATCCCGGAGCGGCAGGCCCTCGCCGCGCTC is part of the Salinibacter ruber DSM 13855 genome and encodes:
- a CDS encoding ABC transporter permease; this encodes MHAVWTICKREVNAFFDSLTAYVLLVVFLGLSGTFTWLFGQGDVFFVGEASLDTFFQVAFWTLFFFIPAVTMGMIAEEKRSGTLELLATKPIDDLEIVAGKWLAAWALVAIALAFTLPYYVTVAQLGPIDHGATLSGYLGLLLVSAVYVSIGLFASSLTGNQIVAFLLSLFIAVFLHLLFGQMASILPDAPASVASFLDLQGHFRTMSRGVIDTASVLYVGSLTCVGLLAATLSLKSRSWS
- a CDS encoding ATP-binding cassette domain-containing protein — translated: MGITASNLSKVYGTQKAVDDVSFDMSTGEVLGFLGPNGAGKTTTMRILTCYLDPTAGTATLDGYDIHEHPEEVRRRIGYLPEDTPLYTDMPVIDYLRHAAELQSVPQAKIPSRIQKMMDVCGLGRERHKRIGELSKGFQQRIGLAQALLHDPPVLILDEPTTGLDPNQIAEIRELIKEIGTEKTVMLSSHILKEVEMTCDRILIIDQGRVVADGPTEKLREQFMGGTRLRVSVDAPGDADVGRAFREMEGVASVQRTNGTYELAADGDAEPAANVFRLCANRDWTLTELTPIESSLEDVFRKLTEAPASPADATAEAA